A single region of the Thermithiobacillus tepidarius DSM 3134 genome encodes:
- the bioC gene encoding malonyl-ACP O-methyltransferase BioC, with amino-acid sequence MKDSSLTPIDKRAVRRAFNKAAATYDDAAVLQREVASRLLERLDLVKLEPHWILDAGSGTGYCSRALNKRYPKARVLAFDLADAMLRRARKAKGWFARQHFVCGDLESLPFQDARFDLVFSSLSLQWCNDLDRTLAEFARVLRPGGLLMFTTFGPDTLKELRQVFRAVDDAHSHVSDFIDMHDIGDALVRNAFEMPVMDVEHFTLTYADVRAVMRDLKAIGAQNATSARPRGLMTARRLQALSDAYERFRRPDGLPATYEVVYGHAWAGRRPDNRPLSDGRVGVPLSQLRRRS; translated from the coding sequence ATGAAGGACAGTTCCCTGACCCCCATCGACAAGCGCGCGGTGCGCCGCGCCTTCAACAAGGCGGCCGCCACCTACGACGACGCGGCCGTGCTGCAGCGCGAGGTGGCGAGCCGCCTCTTGGAGCGCCTGGACTTGGTGAAGCTCGAGCCCCACTGGATCCTGGACGCCGGCAGCGGCACCGGTTATTGCAGCCGCGCCCTCAACAAGCGCTACCCGAAGGCCCGGGTGCTGGCCTTCGACCTGGCCGACGCCATGCTGCGGCGCGCGCGCAAGGCCAAGGGCTGGTTCGCCAGGCAGCACTTCGTCTGCGGCGACCTGGAGAGCCTGCCGTTCCAGGACGCGCGCTTCGACCTGGTCTTTTCCAGCCTGTCCCTGCAGTGGTGCAACGATCTGGACCGCACATTGGCGGAATTCGCCCGCGTGCTCCGGCCCGGCGGCCTGCTCATGTTCACCACCTTCGGCCCGGACACGCTGAAGGAGCTGCGCCAAGTGTTCCGTGCCGTGGATGACGCGCACAGCCACGTCAGCGATTTCATCGACATGCACGACATCGGCGACGCCCTGGTGCGCAATGCCTTCGAGATGCCGGTCATGGATGTGGAGCACTTCACGCTTACCTATGCGGACGTGCGTGCCGTCATGCGTGACCTCAAGGCCATCGGTGCGCAGAATGCCACCAGTGCCCGTCCTCGCGGCTTGATGACGGCCCGCCGTCTGCAGGCGTTGAGCGATGCCTACGAGCGCTTCCGCCGGCCCGACGGCCTGCCTGCCACCTATGAGGTGGTTTACGGTCATGCCTGGGCCGGCCGCCGCCCGGACAACCGGCCGCTGTCCGACGGCCGTGTCGGCGTGCCGCTGAGCCAGTTGCGTCGGCGCTCCTGA
- the bioH gene encoding pimeloyl-ACP methyl ester esterase BioH gives MAEAWAWRQSGRGPDLVMLHGWGMQSAIFAPLAESLAPDFRVTALDLPGHGRTPCAGPLNLASAVDGLLATLAALDLQQPAFLGWSLGGQVGLALAHVQPRRLSKLILVGATPRFVAGPDWPWGMAPAVFQRFAADLLQDATATLKRFLALQTLEDGEARKHLRSLQAALLARVPEPRCLREALEILRSTDLRASLATLDLPVLLMQGGLDRLVAPATAAYLLDALPQARLLHLPGVGHAPFLSAPETCAAAIRAFLADAGG, from the coding sequence GTGGCTGAGGCTTGGGCTTGGCGGCAGTCCGGGCGGGGGCCGGATCTCGTCATGCTGCACGGCTGGGGCATGCAGAGCGCGATCTTTGCCCCGTTGGCGGAGAGCCTGGCCCCGGATTTCCGGGTGACTGCCCTGGATCTGCCCGGCCACGGCCGGACTCCGTGTGCCGGGCCGCTCAATCTGGCGAGCGCCGTGGACGGACTGCTGGCCACGCTGGCCGCCCTGGATCTGCAGCAGCCCGCCTTCCTGGGCTGGTCCCTGGGCGGGCAGGTGGGCTTGGCGCTGGCTCATGTGCAGCCGCGGCGTCTGTCCAAGCTGATTCTGGTCGGCGCCACCCCGCGTTTCGTGGCTGGGCCCGACTGGCCCTGGGGCATGGCCCCGGCCGTCTTTCAACGGTTCGCCGCCGATCTGCTCCAGGACGCGACGGCCACGCTGAAGCGCTTCCTGGCGCTGCAGACCCTGGAAGACGGCGAAGCCCGCAAGCATCTGCGCAGCCTGCAGGCGGCGCTGCTGGCGCGCGTGCCGGAACCGCGTTGCCTGCGGGAGGCGCTGGAGATCCTGCGCAGCACGGATCTGCGCGCGTCGCTGGCTACCCTGGACTTGCCCGTCCTGCTCATGCAGGGTGGGCTGGACCGCCTCGTGGCGCCGGCGACGGCGGCCTACCTGCTGGATGCGCTGCCGCAGGCTCGGCTGCTGCATCTGCCGGGCGTGGGACACGCACCCTTTTTGAGCGCCCCCGAGACCTGCGCCGCCGCCATCCGGGCATTCCTGGCGGACGCGGGAGGTTGA